Genomic DNA from uncultured Acetobacterium sp.:
CCTTTGCCAACGGATATTTTTTGATGTCTTCCGCTAAACCCATGTTGTCATATCCTAGTTCCGATGCGATGAGCAGTGTAACCATATTTCCGGCACCTGCTAAATGGATGGACTTGATTTCACCTGCCCTGTTAATAATTGCTGCATCTGTCGATCCTGCACCCATATCGATAATTGCTAAAGGCATATTGCTTCCCGGTGTTGTTAATGCGCCACGGATGGCCATATCGGCTTCAACTCCGCCAACTTCAACTTTTACACCCAGTTCAGCTTCCAATTCGTGCGCAATCATATTCATTTGTAATTTATCGGCTTTAACCATGGCGGCAATACCAACGGCATTTTCCATGGAAAATTCTTCTGCAACCCCACCTTTGACAGTTTGTGGCACAAAAGTATCAACTGCTAATAAATCTTGAATTTTAATTGCACTTGGTAACTGATCAGTTAAGCTCGACATTACCTGTCTAACCTTCTCAAGCATTCCACCGGCATTAGTGCCAGCTTCCCCTTTAATATCTTCAACAGGAGCTACGGAACGTATTGCTTCCATGATTTTTTCAGCGCCATCATCGACGTTAACCTGGGCTTTTTTGTTTGTTCCCTGGATAATGATCTGGCCAGCCGGGATTTTTCTTTCTTTGACATCCCCTGCCGGCGTTTTAATAACAACAGCTGAACGATTTCCAATGAGGGCTCGTGAAACAGGAACAACCTGTTTTGTCTCATCGGATGTTAAATCAAATACAGTTGCAATTCCGTATGGGTTTGATAGTTGTTCAACTACCGCACCTGGTGCGGCAACCTCAATGGCTGCACGCATGTTTCTTGGCACCTTTTCAATCAGCGAAACTTCATCAACAATTGGAATTTTTTTCATAAGACGGTTATTAATTAAAACGCCATCATCACGTTGGACAATGGCACCATTAATAAATATGCCGTTATTAACAGCATGGTTAATAATACGAGAAGAATCTTCAAAATCCACTTCTCTTGGAATAACGACGATTACTGATTCGCCTTTATCACAATTATTAACTTCTCTTATGTCTACGGTCACACCCACACCGATCCCCAATCCCCCTGGTGTAGAGGGATTGTGACCGATCATGGTTGATTCCGTAATAATTGTTTCCGTAATTGTTTCCATCGCTACATCCCCAATAACAGGAGCAGCTTCATTGATCCGGATTAAATCAACATTTTCTACGGTTAAACCAGCTTTTTCTAGGGCTTGTTTGAGAGAGGCGAAAACTCCATGAATATTTTGACGTGTTCCCTTCATCCCAGTGGTATCAACAATACCGCTGCACAAAAATTCAGGTTTTCCGTCCACATATCGGGCAAGCGCTGTTTCAGTACTTGCATTTCCAATATCTATTCCTGCAATAATCATATGTTAGTCCTCCCAACACTTCCTATTCTGCTAATTCTATAAGAATTCTTTTGATCTTTTTCGGTTGTAGTATACGTCAGCAGCTTCAGCTACTAAGGAAGCTGAAATTGGAGCATTGTATTGATTTTTAAGTTCAGAAGCAATCGCCAATAATTCGTCTTTAGTCGATTTGTATGGACGAAGGGCATTGTAGATTTCTAATAAACGAGCATCTGGAACAGCAATTAGTTCAGCTGCTCTTCTTAGGTTTCTGGCAAATGCATCACGTTTTACAGATTCAGCAACTTGAGCTTGAAGTTCAAGGGTTTCTGGTCTGATACGTAAATCTTCTGGTGTTAATTGGCCAGCTAATAATTTATCTAAGGTTAATTCTTTGTAAGCTTTTCCGGTAGCAGAGAAGATCAGTTCTGGTCTTTTATCTCCGATTGGATAATCAGCTTTCGAAACGGTTCCGCAAGCTGCTGGAGCTGGAGCTGCAGCGGTACTCATAGAACTCATAACTTGTTTAACGATTTGTTCCAACATTTGTTCTTGTGTCATTCTGGTCACCTCCACTTATACAAACGAAACTTGTTGTTCGACGGCTTTTTTACCGGCTTCAACATGTTCAGTTTCTTTAATATGTAATAAGGCTGCTTTTGCCTGGTAAGCTGGACGAGCCATTTGGTCGTTTCTTACTGGAACGGGTGCTGGGCTTTCGCCTTTAGCATATTTAGCAGCATTTTTCCCAATCATACGATATGTTTCTAAATCGATCAATGGTGCTTGAGAAAATAATTCTAAGTTACTTAACTGTGGTAAATCTTTTTGGTGAATTAAAGAAGTACCTTTTGACTGGATACCAATACCGATTCCGGATCCAGAAAGTTTAGCAGCAGTATGACCGCATACAGCAACGTCAGAACTTCTGTAAATTTTGATAACTCGGGCTTTTAAGCCTTCTTCTTCAATACCAGCGATAATTTCTTTAAGAACTTTATCGTGTGGAAGACCAACGATTGTTACCGTTTGAGATTCTGCAAAAGCAGGAGCTAAACCAATAACTACTTCATCACTAGCCATTCCTTGTTTTGCTTCTCCGATTGGAGTCAGTTTAACTGAGCCAGCAGCAGTAGCAGCTGGTGCAGCAGCTGAAGTAGCGCCAGTCATTTCTTTTAAAACATCTTCGATAATGCTTTTTAACATTTGTTCGTTTATAGCCATTTTTTTACACCCCTTCCTATATGCTTGCTGGGTCAACAGCCCATGGAATATCTTGGATTTGTGCCCATCTTTCATCACTGATTACATAACCAGTTTTTACTCCATGATAAGTATTTGGATAGTTAACTGCTGAAATACATTCCCATGTAGAGCTTAATTTAGAAGCAGTGTGTAAGTAGTCACCAGCACATTTCTGTAACTGAATGTTAAAGATCGATTCAGCAACATCTCTCATGCCGCCTCGGTCTAAAGCTTTAATAAAGTCAACCGCTGTTGCGCCGCGACCCATTAAATCTTCAACAGATTTTAAGTCAGCTACGACATCACGGTCAGGCATATCTTGAGATCCACGTGCATAAGTTGCAGCTTCAACTTCAGCATCAGTGATTTCGGTTAAGCCTAATTCTCTGAATAAGATTTGCATTGCGCGAGCGCCTTTAGCACGAGCAGCAACAACTGTATCTTCATCAGCAGGTTGTAAACCGGCATCGATTTTTAAGTCACGTTGGATTACATTCCAATCGTCATAATCATCTGCATCCCAGTTAGAGCCTGCAAACATATTATCATAGTTAGGTGTAGCAGAGTAACCAGAACAGATATAATCAGTTCCTGGTACCATTTGCATTAATGAACGAGCAACTCGTCGTAAGTCAGAGTGAGTAAAGGTTTGGTCATTAGAAGAAGCACACTCTAAATCGAGGCATGCTGCTAATAAGTTTTCAGCCAATACTTCTCGGATACCACCTGGTACACCAGCTGGAACACCGATACAAGAAACTGAACCATTCTGGCTTCCTTGTACGCCGGCGCCCTTAGTGATGTATAAGCATCGAGCTTCAAGATAAAGCATTGATTTGCCTTCTGCATAACCCATTTGTACTTCTGATCCAGAACCAGATGTAAAACGCATTTTCAAACCACGAGAAGCGTAGCTTGATGCTAAGAAAGCTTTAGAGTATGGCGTATCATCACCATCCATGAAAACTGGTTCTGTACCATATACAGAAATAGTTTCAGCATACGCGGTGTAACCTTTCATACCAAGGTCAAGTTCGGTAGCTTCTTCAACCGCACATTGTGTTAAGATACCTGGACGACCAACATTTGCGCCGACCATGATCGCAAGTGCGTTAAATGGTGCATAACGACCAATACCTACGGTTGTTTCCATTTCATCAAATCCACGGATAGCAGCTTCTGCAGCATCAGCAGCGATTTGAACCATGTTATCTTTTACGTTGGTAACGTGACATTGGTTAGAAGGCATTAAACGAGCTCGCATTTTACTTTGAGCCATCATCATTTCTAATACTGTCATATGACCAAGTACTTCGGTAATTTTAGCAGGAGTGATTGATGTCGTAATATCGACAACGATATCTCTTGGTACATTAATATCAACAAGCATATTGGCAATTTTGATCGAATCCATTGCCATATATTCTTGGGCTTTTTCTAAACGAATTGCATAGTTAGCGATGAAAGTATCAAGCATATCGAATTCAGCTCGTTTTTTTCCATCCAGTTCTACAACTACACCATTTTCAACGATTAAACTAGGAACTGGGTCCCCAGGGCTGTTCATTGCAATTAGACCTACTTCTGGCCATTCTTTAACGAAACCATCCTTTTTGACTGGACGAGCTGCTAAAGCTTCAAATCTTTTTGACTTCATAGTCATTATTCCTCCTTCTTTCTTAGAAAACTAACAACAGCTACTTAAATATAAGGAGTTGTTACAGGTGGGCAAGGACCGCCAAGAGCTTCTAAAGCTTGTTTACCAACTTCTCTAGCAGCGTATACGGCTTGACGAACAGCACCAGCGTCTCCAGAAATGAAGATCATTGATTCATTCGAGTATTTTGTTCCACCATTATCTGGTGAAGCATATCCAACTAATTCTACATTCGCAGCTTTTAAAGCAGCATCTGACATTAATACGCCGATACCAGCTGGAGCACCAACAATGATTGCAAAGGCTTTTCCGATTGGAGCGCCTAAAGTCATGTTACAAGCAAAGCTTGCACGTGCAGTATATTGGAATTCTAAATGACCTGAAGCATTTGCATATACATCTCCGAAGGTTCTGTTTAAGTCGTTAAGGGCAACTTCAACAGCTCGTTTAGCGTCAGATACATCTTCAGCTCCAAAGATAATTAAAGAACCATGACCTGCGCCACCTTCAGTATCTCTTGCAAGTTCACAAGAAACAACTTCGCAATTAGTAGCTTTTACAGCTTCATCAGCAGCGAAAATCTGAGGACCAGCACCAGTTCTAGCGGAAAGAATACCGATAGATCTGTATTTAGGATCAATTTTCATAGCTTCATGTAAAGTTCTGTCCACGTTTGCAATAACAAAACCAATTGTGTTACCAACAGCTGTTCCTACAAATTCGGTCAATCCGCATACACCTGTTGCAGCGGCAACTGAGCCAGTTTCTTCAACTTCACTCATTTTTTTCATAACTTCTTCCATCAACTTGTTCATTAAATCATCTTTCATTAATTTACACCTCCGTAATTATTAAATATTATAGACTTGGTAAAATTTTCTCCACATCACCGTGTGGTCTTGGGATTACGTGTACTGAAACAACTTGTCCAACTTTGTCAGCTGCTGCAGCACCTGCATCAACTGCAGCCTTAACTGCTCCAACATCACCACGAACCATTACAGTTACTAAACCAGAACCGATTTTTTCGTAGCCCATTAATGATACATTTGCTGATTTTACCATAGCATCTGCTGCTTCAATAGCGGCAACTAGACCTTTGGTTTCAATCATGCCTAAAGCTTCGTTTGTCATAAGCTCTATCCTCCTTAATTACAAGATTTTGTTACTGAACTACCTATATTTTAATTCAAAGGCTATGATAATTACTTGTGCTGTTCTTATAAAATTATTGTACGTTTCTTAAAATCAGCTTGAAAACCTTTTAATACCGCTGTTTTTTGTGCCTGTATACAAAAACATAGTGGAATATTTTGTCTAATGCCTGCACTTAAAAGTCGACCCATTTTATTTAGACACATAAAAAGAACAGGTCAACTCTAAAGTTTACCTGTCCCATTTTTTTACTCATTTATTAAGTTTTTGTATCAGGATACTTCCCGATGTTTATCTAAGTATTTTTCATCTTTCGCGTGGTTGTTCGCTAAATGTTCTTCCTCTTCCATCGCAATACCACGACGTTCTTTTCGATACTCCGTCGGGGTCATGCCGGTACTCTTTTTAAACACCTTACTGAAATAGTTTGGTTCATGATAAGAAAGATCCAACGCAATATTGATAATCGGCACATCGGTATTGGCCAGCATATCCTTGGCGATTTCAATTTTTCGCTCGGTCAGATAAGTGACAAAGTTTACACCCGTTTCCTTTTTAAAGATCTTACTTAAATAGTAAGAACTCATATTAGCGTATTCGCCGACCTGATCAAGGGAAATGTCCTTATAACAGTTGCGATCAATATAGTTTAAAATATCTTCGATGTTATTCTTGCGGGTTTCCTTATTATCAAGCATCCGATCAAAGACCTTGTCGATGGTTTTCATGATTTCTATTTTTAAATCATAGCGATTTTTATAGCCGTTGACAAACTGCATGTTATTGTGGGAACATAGCGGACTATTCAGTTCATAACCACACATATCCTGGGTAACAATGTTAAGTTCTTCCATAAAATGTTTTATTTCTGCTTGAACTGACATGATATCGTAGGTGTGGTAATCATAAATCATATCCAGATAACTGATCAGGGCCGTTCTGGCATCACTGTACTTTTTCTGGATGATCGCAAAAATCACTTCATTCATTTTTTCATCAAATCGTTCTTTGGCATTATTTTTTAATGAAGCGATACTCTGATTAATCGAATCCATCAGTTGTTGTGGTCTAATCGGCTTCAGCAGAAAATCATCCACCCGAGCCTTGATGGCTTGATGAGCAAAATCAAATTCGTTAAACGCCGTAATCAAAATGACCTTTTTTTCATGATCTTCTTTTTTGATCATTTTTAATACATCAATCCCATTAATCTCAGGAATATTAATATCCAAAAGAATAATATCTGGATTCAATCGACGGATTTCTTCAATCGCCACCAAACCTGATGATGCTTCACCGATAACTTCAATATTTTCGCCATGCTGACTCAAAATGAGTTTAATCGCTTCAATCTCTAAATGTTCGTCTTCTACAATAAACAGTTTATACATGATTATAATCCCCTCCCAGCTAGAGATTTACGGGGTATTTTAATGGTAATTTCAGTGCCGTTTTCAAGCTCACTTTTTATCTCAACCCCATAATCAACGCCATAGTAATACATAAGCCGCTTGTTCGCGTTATTGATTCCGATTCCGGTATTTTTTTCCCGTCCATCCGCTTCGTAGGTTCCATCCAAAATTTTATGGATCCGGTCATTTGGAATACCTTTGCCGTCATCGACAATTTTCAATATGGCAACTTCTTTTAAAATATCCGCCGTTATTCTCACTTGACCACCTTTTGCATTGGGTTCAATGGCATGGATAATGGCATTTTCCACAAAAGGCTGGATGGTCATAAATGGACACAGAATATCTTCTGCCAACTCATCTACTTCCACTGAATAATTCAACCGATTGCCCAGCCGCATTTTTTGGATGGATAAATAATTCTGAACATGTTCCATCTCTTCTTTTAAGGTTACTACATTATTTTTTTCTTTTTTCAAGGTATAACGCATCATATCCGAAAACGCATAAATCATTTCCTGGGTTTTGTCAGCACCTTCTAAAAGAGCCAAACGGCCAATCGTATTTAATACATTAAACAGAAAATGCGGATTAATCTGAGCCTGTAGCGCTTTCAAGTCCGCCTCTTTCAGGGAGGCCTCAACCTCACTCCGCAGCTTAACCTCTTCCATCAACTCAAGATTTTTATTATGCAATTCCTCCTGAATGATGTGGATCATCTGTTTTTCGACAAGATAATTGGCAATTGTATAAAGCAGATCCGCTGCCGCTCTTACCTGAGTGAGAGTTGTTTTTAGTGTTTTGTCATATAAATCAGTAATTTCAGGATTTTTTGAAAAATCTGTCAATTCATGACTTGTTCCAAAAGGCAGGCGTTTCATTTCTTCTTCATCAATTTTTACCTGACCAGCCATAATTGCCCCCAGATAATTACCTTTTACCATAATTGGAACTGCAAGATCTACTAATCCTCCATGGCAAATGTAAATCGATGGTTTCCCAGAACGTGCTGACTCAATGCCCCCATGGGCATCTGATTGATAACAGCAATCCCGATTGTTGCTGTCTTTTCTGACACAATTACAGTATTCCGAAAAATTACTGTATTCTGTAATCGGATTGCCCTTGTAATCAACAGTAACCGCAGCAAGTCCGGTGGCATCTGAAAAAGAATCCTGGATTCTTTGCAGCACCTCTACGTCAATAATGTCAGTAATCTTTAGTAAGACTCTCATAAAACAACCCCTTTAGACAATAATCCCATAATTTCATTTACATCGATTTCCATTGAGTAATATTATAACACAAACAGGAATTTTTTGGCATTTTTTTTACCATTTTAGAATATTTTGCTTTGCATCAGTATTATATTGCTTTGTATTTTTTTATTTATTGGTATTTGTTGCAAACCAGATATTTTCTTGACTCCGTATATTTTTGCAATTCCGTATTTTATAGGTTGCAAACAACAAACCGTTTTTTTTACGAATTATCCCCTTGAACCAGTGTTTTTCCATCTATTTATTTCTTAAAAGTAATTTAATAATGATTTTTAGGAATGTTTTTAAAAAAAGACTTGCAAAAAAAAGACCCGTCAATTATACTGTAAAAGTGTCCTGAAAGCAGTACTATCTGGGGGTGTGGCGAAGTTGGGATCGCGTCTGACTGGCAGTCAGAAGGCCAGGGGTTCGAGTCCCCTCATCTCCACCAATTAGAATTGCATAAGAGAGCCGTTGAGGTTCTCTTTTTTTTATGTCCGGGTGTAGAATCGGGTCAAAAAACCCCCACCTTGGGGACAATTTGGGGACAGTTCTTAAAATAATTAAAGCCCAATAACAAAAGTTACTGAGCTTTACGTGCTTTAGTGACTAGAATATGATCCAGGGTGTCACTGGCTTTTGCATCGGCTGAATTAATCACATGGGCATAAATATTGCCGGTTGTGGATAAATTTGAATGACCCAGCCGTGAAGATACTGTTTTGAGATCCACACCGCTTGCTATTAGTATAGAGGCATTTGTATGCCGGAGTGAATGCAGATGCACCTGTTTGAGTTCATGCTTGTCTGTGAATTTCTTCAAATAACCGCCGATCGTGTCTAAACTCATTGGTTCCCCATTCCACCTGGTAAAGATATAATCGTTATCGCTCCACAGATCCCCGACTTTGATCCTTTCTTCCAGCTGCCACACTCTATAGGCTTTAAATAGATCAAAGATGAAATCAGGCAGCTTAATGCTTCTTCTGGATTTAAATGTTTTGGGATCCCCTTCAAACAATCCTTCACCAGCTACATATTTTAAAGCCCTCTTAACAGTTATGATCTTATCTTCAAAATCAATATCCGCCCATTTCAACCCTCCAATTTCACCACGACGCAGACCACTAAATATCAACAGGTTTAAAGCCAGTTTATACTTTATGGGTTCCTCTTCCAGTAGCTCAAGAAATGCCAGGGCTTCCTTATCATCCATATAGGCCGGCTCTTTCCTGTCAGACTTTGGTAGCTCTACCCGTTTTTCAATGGGATTGAATGCTATAACACCCCATTTAACGGCTGTATTCATGATGTTATTCAATAATTTGTGGTAATGTAGCACTGTTTCATTTGAGACTTCCCTTTGTGGGTTGGTAGACAAGAAGAGGATATCAAAATCTTTTCCAATAGCTGCAGCCACCTTATAGGCTATTTCATAGGTAGTATTCCCGCCTTTTTTTAATCTTCGCAGGGCATCGTCATTGATCCCGGCCTTATCTGAAATATCCTTTTGCTTCATATTGGCCACGATTGCCAGATATTCCGGCGTGACCGTGAATTTATCCCCACCTCTTACCCCGGTGCTGCCTTTGATCTTTGCATAAAAATCCTGTATATGCTTTGGTGTGATCTGGCCTATTTTGACATTTCCCAGAGCTTCAATTATTTTAATCGATTCATTCTGATAGCCTCTGACCGTTACCGGGGAGAGGTTCTTATTGCCCACGTAGTTTTTAAACCAGATCTCAATAAAATCAATGAGTTTAATATTGCTATCCATAACATAGCCCAGATTACATTTTTCTTCAAACTCAAGGGCGACCCTGTCCAGATCCTTCTTTAATTTGGTGGGGCTTAATCCCTCAGGGGGTTTATAGTTCATGGTGTGTTTGATTCTTTTGCCATTAACATCGAAACCGCCAGAAACAACGATCCGGAAGGCATTGCCTCTTTTTTCTATGTTGCCCATGGGTTAGACTTCCTCTTCTTTTATAGCCTCTTCTATTATTTTATCAAGTTTTAAATCACTGCCAGTTATCGCTATTTTTGAATTTTCAGAGGTGCTATTTTCGGTGATTTTCTCAGCAAACACCTTTAAGAATTTTTCTTTTGTTAGATTTTCAACCTTGCCAAATACTTCATAAAAATTACTCTTTTCAAGCATTTTTAATAGTTTTACTTCTTCAAGAGTATTGGCATATTTTTCATAACGGATTTCAGCATTTACTTTAGAACGTTCACGTGCGCATCTGGTGTAAATCAGAACATTTTTGATTTGATCAAGTATGACGGTATCAATAATTTCTTGGGCATCGACTTTATGGACAAAACTATTATTCAATTTAATTCGTAGTGAACCTTCTTCATCAACCACACTTTCAAAGTATTCAGCGATTAATAAAAGAGGACCTTCCCAAAACTCAGGTACATAAACAAATGGATCATCTTCGTTTTCGGGATAAGGAAAGTGACTTGCTTCGTCTTCGTAGTGATCAAGAATACCTTGGCGTTCTTCATCGGTAATTGTGGTAATGGCACTATATTTTTCCCTTAATGAAAGAGCATCAGGCTCTGCTTCACATTCGATTAATTCACTTAATACTGGAATCAGTACGCCGGGAAGGTATTTTTTATAACCTTTCAATTTTTCAATTGCTTTATCACTTAACCCTATGGTCTCATGGATGGCCTTATCATCTATATTAGAGGTTCTTTGGTCTGTGATTCCAAGCAGATAATCAGCGGAAACATGAAAATAGTCAGCGATTTTATAGAGGCTATTTATCCCAGGCTCAGCAGCATTATTTTGATATTTGCTTAAAGATCCCGAAGGCACACCTATATCTACAGCTAACTGCTTGATAGATTTTCCACTTTCAATAATCAGTGATTGTAACTTTACAGCAAACTCTTTTGTTACATTGATACACATATAGGCACACCTCGAAAATATTCATTATTATAAAAACTATGCATGTGACAACTCCTTCCGTTCACTATAATATATATTTTAGATATTTCGTTCATTTTAAGATTATTTTTGTTGAAAATAATTTTCTTGCGTTATATAATCACGTTAAGAATTTCAGTTATTGTTGCGTTCATTATGATGATTATACCAGTTGACTTAATTAGAAGCAACAACAATTGACAAATAATGGAGGAAAAAAAGATGAAAAACAAAGAAATTAAAGATTCAATAAAAGAAGCAAGACTATTTCAATATGAAGTCGCAGCTGCTATTGGAATCGCTGAGTCTACACTGTGTCGGAAGCTTAGAAACGAGTTACCCCAAGAAGAAAAACAAAGAGTACTAAATGCAATTAAAAAACTTACAAATAAAGAGGCGGTATAACATGAAAACCCCAAGAATGCGAACGATCCCTCAAAGCGCAGCAGAATTAAAAGCCCTGGATCA
This window encodes:
- a CDS encoding diol dehydratase reactivase subunit alpha, coding for MIIAGIDIGNASTETALARYVDGKPEFLCSGIVDTTGMKGTRQNIHGVFASLKQALEKAGLTVENVDLIRINEAAPVIGDVAMETITETIITESTMIGHNPSTPGGLGIGVGVTVDIREVNNCDKGESVIVVIPREVDFEDSSRIINHAVNNGIFINGAIVQRDDGVLINNRLMKKIPIVDEVSLIEKVPRNMRAAIEVAAPGAVVEQLSNPYGIATVFDLTSDETKQVVPVSRALIGNRSAVVIKTPAGDVKERKIPAGQIIIQGTNKKAQVNVDDGAEKIMEAIRSVAPVEDIKGEAGTNAGGMLEKVRQVMSSLTDQLPSAIKIQDLLAVDTFVPQTVKGGVAEEFSMENAVGIAAMVKADKLQMNMIAHELEAELGVKVEVGGVEADMAIRGALTTPGSNMPLAIIDMGAGSTDAAIINRAGEIKSIHLAGAGNMVTLLIASELGYDNMGLAEDIKKYPLAKVESLFHIRHEDGTVQFFDKPLDPRTFARVVILTPNGMIPMPGNFSLERIRAVRREAKTKVFVVNAIRSLERVSPTGNVRDIEFVTLVGGSALDFEIPQLVTDALSKYSIVSGRANIRGVEGPRNAVATGLVLAYEEGE
- a CDS encoding diol dehydratase small subunit, with the translated sequence MTQEQMLEQIVKQVMSSMSTAAAPAPAACGTVSKADYPIGDKRPELIFSATGKAYKELTLDKLLAGQLTPEDLRIRPETLELQAQVAESVKRDAFARNLRRAAELIAVPDARLLEIYNALRPYKSTKDELLAIASELKNQYNAPISASLVAEAADVYYNRKRSKEFL
- a CDS encoding propanediol/glycerol family dehydratase medium subunit, with the translated sequence MAINEQMLKSIIEDVLKEMTGATSAAAPAATAAGSVKLTPIGEAKQGMASDEVVIGLAPAFAESQTVTIVGLPHDKVLKEIIAGIEEEGLKARVIKIYRSSDVAVCGHTAAKLSGSGIGIGIQSKGTSLIHQKDLPQLSNLELFSQAPLIDLETYRMIGKNAAKYAKGESPAPVPVRNDQMARPAYQAKAALLHIKETEHVEAGKKAVEQQVSFV
- a CDS encoding propanediol/glycerol family dehydratase large subunit — its product is MKSKRFEALAARPVKKDGFVKEWPEVGLIAMNSPGDPVPSLIVENGVVVELDGKKRAEFDMLDTFIANYAIRLEKAQEYMAMDSIKIANMLVDINVPRDIVVDITTSITPAKITEVLGHMTVLEMMMAQSKMRARLMPSNQCHVTNVKDNMVQIAADAAEAAIRGFDEMETTVGIGRYAPFNALAIMVGANVGRPGILTQCAVEEATELDLGMKGYTAYAETISVYGTEPVFMDGDDTPYSKAFLASSYASRGLKMRFTSGSGSEVQMGYAEGKSMLYLEARCLYITKGAGVQGSQNGSVSCIGVPAGVPGGIREVLAENLLAACLDLECASSNDQTFTHSDLRRVARSLMQMVPGTDYICSGYSATPNYDNMFAGSNWDADDYDDWNVIQRDLKIDAGLQPADEDTVVAARAKGARAMQILFRELGLTEITDAEVEAATYARGSQDMPDRDVVADLKSVEDLMGRGATAVDFIKALDRGGMRDVAESIFNIQLQKCAGDYLHTASKLSSTWECISAVNYPNTYHGVKTGYVISDERWAQIQDIPWAVDPASI
- the pduB gene encoding propanediol utilization microcompartment protein PduB; the protein is MKDDLMNKLMEEVMKKMSEVEETGSVAAATGVCGLTEFVGTAVGNTIGFVIANVDRTLHEAMKIDPKYRSIGILSARTGAGPQIFAADEAVKATNCEVVSCELARDTEGGAGHGSLIIFGAEDVSDAKRAVEVALNDLNRTFGDVYANASGHLEFQYTARASFACNMTLGAPIGKAFAIIVGAPAGIGVLMSDAALKAANVELVGYASPDNGGTKYSNESMIFISGDAGAVRQAVYAAREVGKQALEALGGPCPPVTTPYI
- the pduA gene encoding propanediol utilization microcompartment protein PduA, with product MTNEALGMIETKGLVAAIEAADAMVKSANVSLMGYEKIGSGLVTVMVRGDVGAVKAAVDAGAAAADKVGQVVSVHVIPRPHGDVEKILPSL
- a CDS encoding response regulator, whose product is MYKLFIVEDEHLEIEAIKLILSQHGENIEVIGEASSGLVAIEEIRRLNPDIILLDINIPEINGIDVLKMIKKEDHEKKVILITAFNEFDFAHQAIKARVDDFLLKPIRPQQLMDSINQSIASLKNNAKERFDEKMNEVIFAIIQKKYSDARTALISYLDMIYDYHTYDIMSVQAEIKHFMEELNIVTQDMCGYELNSPLCSHNNMQFVNGYKNRYDLKIEIMKTIDKVFDRMLDNKETRKNNIEDILNYIDRNCYKDISLDQVGEYANMSSYYLSKIFKKETGVNFVTYLTERKIEIAKDMLANTDVPIINIALDLSYHEPNYFSKVFKKSTGMTPTEYRKERRGIAMEEEEHLANNHAKDEKYLDKHREVS
- a CDS encoding PocR ligand-binding domain-containing protein, producing the protein MRVLLKITDIIDVEVLQRIQDSFSDATGLAAVTVDYKGNPITEYSNFSEYCNCVRKDSNNRDCCYQSDAHGGIESARSGKPSIYICHGGLVDLAVPIMVKGNYLGAIMAGQVKIDEEEMKRLPFGTSHELTDFSKNPEITDLYDKTLKTTLTQVRAAADLLYTIANYLVEKQMIHIIQEELHNKNLELMEEVKLRSEVEASLKEADLKALQAQINPHFLFNVLNTIGRLALLEGADKTQEMIYAFSDMMRYTLKKEKNNVVTLKEEMEHVQNYLSIQKMRLGNRLNYSVEVDELAEDILCPFMTIQPFVENAIIHAIEPNAKGGQVRITADILKEVAILKIVDDGKGIPNDRIHKILDGTYEADGREKNTGIGINNANKRLMYYYGVDYGVEIKSELENGTEITIKIPRKSLAGRGL
- a CDS encoding site-specific integrase, producing MGNIEKRGNAFRIVVSGGFDVNGKRIKHTMNYKPPEGLSPTKLKKDLDRVALEFEEKCNLGYVMDSNIKLIDFIEIWFKNYVGNKNLSPVTVRGYQNESIKIIEALGNVKIGQITPKHIQDFYAKIKGSTGVRGGDKFTVTPEYLAIVANMKQKDISDKAGINDDALRRLKKGGNTTYEIAYKVAAAIGKDFDILFLSTNPQREVSNETVLHYHKLLNNIMNTAVKWGVIAFNPIEKRVELPKSDRKEPAYMDDKEALAFLELLEEEPIKYKLALNLLIFSGLRRGEIGGLKWADIDFEDKIITVKRALKYVAGEGLFEGDPKTFKSRRSIKLPDFIFDLFKAYRVWQLEERIKVGDLWSDNDYIFTRWNGEPMSLDTIGGYLKKFTDKHELKQVHLHSLRHTNASILIASGVDLKTVSSRLGHSNLSTTGNIYAHVINSADAKASDTLDHILVTKARKAQ
- a CDS encoding helix-turn-helix transcriptional regulator, which produces MCINVTKEFAVKLQSLIIESGKSIKQLAVDIGVPSGSLSKYQNNAAEPGINSLYKIADYFHVSADYLLGITDQRTSNIDDKAIHETIGLSDKAIEKLKGYKKYLPGVLIPVLSELIECEAEPDALSLREKYSAITTITDEERQGILDHYEDEASHFPYPENEDDPFVYVPEFWEGPLLLIAEYFESVVDEEGSLRIKLNNSFVHKVDAQEIIDTVILDQIKNVLIYTRCARERSKVNAEIRYEKYANTLEEVKLLKMLEKSNFYEVFGKVENLTKEKFLKVFAEKITENSTSENSKIAITGSDLKLDKIIEEAIKEEEV